In a genomic window of Curtobacterium flaccumfaciens pv. betae:
- a CDS encoding lactococcin 972 family bacteriocin, with amino-acid sequence MHISRTKMLVGLGLTVGLITGTATAASAAQFEVMGSGSEAGGVTVAASGQGASGETSGIGTNNDGGGGSFWQWGVGKDDTWSNYFREKRCHGATAVGKKSKRVTNVPGGRYAMAMTPKARSGNKAYYHNC; translated from the coding sequence ATGCACATCTCCAGGACGAAGATGCTCGTCGGCCTTGGTCTCACCGTCGGCCTGATCACGGGCACTGCGACGGCGGCATCAGCTGCGCAGTTCGAGGTCATGGGATCAGGGTCGGAAGCCGGCGGAGTCACCGTCGCCGCTTCTGGCCAAGGTGCGAGCGGTGAGACCAGCGGCATCGGCACCAACAACGACGGCGGGGGCGGGAGCTTCTGGCAGTGGGGCGTCGGGAAGGACGACACCTGGTCGAACTACTTCCGCGAGAAGCGGTGCCACGGCGCGACTGCTGTCGGCAAGAAGTCGAAGCGCGTCACGAACGTGCCAGGCGGACGGTACGCGATGGCGATGACACCGAAGGCGCGCAGCGGCAACAAGGCCTACTACCACAACTGCTGA
- a CDS encoding GntR family transcriptional regulator encodes MTSRITEGAEPKHQQLRRILLDLVTTRLAPGAAIPSERQLIAEYGVSRITVREALGQLVNEGYLERVRGKGTFVAHRPVQSTLHLASFTEEMRAMGHEPTTVVLVREERVPPADTAAALRIDQDVPAFHVKRLRMADGAPVSIDDAWLVADAFPGLLDHDLSGSVYSIIATEYGTPIDRAQQTVAANPAADDVATLLGTKTGAPVLEFDRVSYAGERPVEHTRSWYRSDRYRVQMEVTATPAVA; translated from the coding sequence ATGACGAGCCGCATCACCGAGGGTGCCGAACCGAAGCACCAGCAGCTGCGGCGCATCCTGCTCGACCTCGTCACGACCCGCCTGGCTCCCGGTGCCGCGATCCCGTCCGAACGCCAGCTCATCGCCGAGTACGGCGTCTCCCGGATCACCGTGCGCGAAGCCCTCGGACAGCTGGTGAACGAGGGGTACCTGGAGCGCGTCCGCGGCAAGGGCACCTTCGTCGCGCACCGGCCCGTGCAGTCGACGCTGCACCTCGCCTCGTTCACCGAGGAGATGCGGGCGATGGGGCACGAGCCGACCACCGTGGTGCTCGTGCGCGAGGAACGCGTGCCGCCGGCCGACACCGCCGCGGCCCTGCGGATCGATCAGGACGTGCCGGCCTTCCACGTGAAGCGCCTGCGGATGGCCGACGGCGCCCCGGTCTCGATCGACGACGCCTGGCTCGTGGCCGACGCGTTCCCGGGCCTGCTCGACCACGACCTGTCCGGGTCGGTGTACTCGATCATCGCCACGGAGTACGGCACCCCGATCGACCGCGCGCAGCAGACCGTCGCGGCGAACCCGGCGGCCGACGACGTCGCGACCCTGCTCGGCACGAAGACCGGAGCACCGGTGCTCGAGTTCGACCGGGTGTCGTACGCGGGGGAGCGACCCGTGGAGCACACCCGCAGCTGGTACCGATCGGACCGCTACCGCGTGCAGATGGAGGTCACCGCGACCCCCGCGGTCGCGTAG